From a single Phycisphaeraceae bacterium genomic region:
- a CDS encoding Gfo/Idh/MocA family oxidoreductase, protein MAKIVIAGVAHPHIFGMTESAKQAKSHEVVGVFDTDPALRKEAAKQMGIPELESLKSALALKPSLVITAAVPGERAALTEQCLAAGVAVLVDKPLVFSHAGLERIIAAVRQHKKPVITYYPYRGYPDVRAAKTLLDSGAIGKLVRVMACGPHKLNPSIRPAWHWTAAGNGGAILDIGSHHADLCCFFAGESPSWVSAIHGNFDQPTHKEFQDFAQAQFRFPSGTFGHFEVDWLNPTSMKTFGDSRIWLQGTKGKIEIRHGDEPSALYWNDKVSGAALDQAGLPNVDQWTTQLIENMAGGGTGLIPQDEIWRASRATLWAFESAQAGGKPVSPGR, encoded by the coding sequence ATGGCCAAGATCGTTATCGCCGGCGTCGCACATCCACACATTTTCGGTATGACCGAATCCGCCAAGCAGGCCAAAAGTCACGAGGTTGTCGGCGTGTTCGACACCGACCCTGCGTTGCGCAAGGAAGCGGCCAAACAAATGGGAATTCCCGAATTGGAGTCGCTCAAAAGCGCCTTGGCACTCAAGCCATCGCTGGTGATCACTGCCGCCGTTCCCGGCGAACGTGCCGCACTGACCGAACAGTGTCTCGCCGCCGGAGTGGCTGTGCTCGTGGATAAGCCTCTGGTGTTCTCACACGCCGGCCTTGAGCGCATCATTGCTGCAGTCCGACAACACAAAAAACCTGTGATCACCTATTACCCATACCGGGGCTATCCGGATGTACGCGCCGCCAAAACTCTGCTTGACAGCGGTGCCATTGGCAAACTCGTCCGTGTAATGGCTTGCGGGCCGCACAAGCTTAATCCCTCAATACGACCAGCCTGGCACTGGACCGCGGCGGGTAACGGCGGCGCGATCCTCGACATCGGATCACACCACGCCGATCTCTGCTGCTTTTTTGCCGGCGAGTCTCCGTCATGGGTTTCCGCCATTCATGGCAATTTTGACCAACCGACACACAAAGAGTTTCAGGACTTTGCGCAGGCACAGTTCCGCTTCCCCAGCGGCACATTCGGACACTTTGAAGTGGATTGGCTCAATCCAACCTCAATGAAAACCTTCGGCGACAGCCGAATCTGGCTCCAGGGCACCAAAGGTAAAATCGAGATCCGTCACGGTGATGAGCCAAGTGCGTTGTATTGGAACGACAAAGTATCCGGTGCGGCACTTGACCAAGCCGGCCTGCCAAATGTCGATCAATGGACGACGCAGCTGATCGAAAATATGGCTGGCGGCGGTACGGGCTTGATCCCTCAGGATGAAATCTGGCGTGCCTCGCGGGCGACACTGTGGGCCTTTGAATCAGCTCAAGCAGGCGGTAAGCCCGTCTCTCCTGGAAGGTAA
- a CDS encoding PQQ-dependent sugar dehydrogenase, which produces MKSKSVTVAAMMLLQLLLAVPSVIAAKSPVHVINAFPKLRLHGPLFLTYPPDGTDRIFVVEQGGRILWFENRPDVTESHVAIDFRDKVRAGGEEGLLGFAFHPKFKENHQVVLHYTAHDMPRRNVISRFKMDPKNETIDPASEEILLEVRQPWANHNGGMTAFGPDGFLYLSLGDGGSGGDPHNNGQKLDTMLGKILRIDIDHPSSDGTKKYTIPKDNPFPDGATPEIYAYGLRNVWRFSFDRKNGTLWAGDVGQNLWEEIDIIRRGGNYGWRIREGMHDYNVPSGVKPAGLKLVEPVVEHHHREAISITGGYVYRGKKIPALSGQYIYGDFGSGLIWALNAADAEAGREVSPAYLGEVPAIASFGEDRDGEVYVVSLGGRIMKFEPVSDDGE; this is translated from the coding sequence ATGAAATCCAAATCAGTCACCGTGGCCGCGATGATGCTGTTGCAGCTTTTGCTAGCTGTTCCGAGTGTCATTGCGGCGAAGTCGCCGGTTCACGTCATCAATGCTTTCCCGAAGCTGCGGCTTCATGGGCCGCTATTTCTGACCTACCCGCCTGATGGGACGGATCGGATTTTCGTAGTTGAGCAAGGCGGGCGGATTCTCTGGTTTGAAAACAGGCCCGATGTGACGGAATCCCATGTCGCCATCGACTTTCGCGACAAGGTACGAGCCGGCGGCGAGGAAGGATTACTGGGCTTCGCATTTCACCCGAAGTTCAAGGAAAACCATCAGGTGGTGCTGCACTACACGGCCCACGATATGCCGCGGCGTAATGTCATCTCTCGATTCAAAATGGATCCGAAAAATGAAACCATCGATCCCGCCAGCGAAGAAATTTTGCTGGAGGTCCGGCAGCCCTGGGCTAACCACAACGGCGGAATGACAGCGTTTGGCCCGGATGGATTTCTCTACCTTTCCCTCGGAGACGGCGGCTCAGGCGGTGATCCTCATAACAACGGACAGAAGCTCGACACGATGCTGGGAAAAATTCTCCGCATCGACATCGATCACCCGTCAAGCGATGGTACGAAGAAATACACAATTCCAAAGGACAACCCGTTTCCCGATGGCGCAACCCCGGAAATCTACGCTTACGGTTTGCGCAATGTGTGGCGTTTTTCCTTTGATCGAAAAAACGGCACGCTTTGGGCCGGCGACGTAGGGCAAAACTTGTGGGAGGAGATAGACATCATCAGGCGCGGCGGCAACTACGGCTGGCGCATTCGCGAAGGGATGCACGACTATAACGTGCCGTCGGGAGTAAAACCCGCCGGGTTGAAACTGGTCGAGCCGGTGGTCGAGCATCATCACCGTGAAGCCATCAGCATTACTGGCGGATATGTGTATCGAGGCAAAAAGATTCCGGCGCTTTCAGGACAGTACATCTATGGGGATTTCGGATCAGGGCTGATCTGGGCACTTAATGCTGCGGATGCGGAAGCTGGACGAGAGGTGAGCCCTGCGTATCTCGGTGAGGTGCCTGCGATCGCAAGTTTCGGTGAAGACCGCGACGGCGAGGTTTATGTCGTTTCGCTTGGCGGGCGGATTATGAAGTTTGAACCCGTGAGTGACGACGGGGAATAA
- a CDS encoding DUF47 domain-containing protein encodes MFNLLPKDTIFFDLFEKIAAHGVSASNYLQRLVKEFPAIDGPLQVIRNEEHAADELSHQALDRLDRTFITPFDREDIHELVGGLDDIIDEIDALAKRIKLYHVKSIEVEFIRQIDILVQSTVNLHEAVLLLRKSRKFSDLKLKLIEIHRLESVGDDNNHAAVSRLYEGNTPPLEVMKWKEFYDRIEKAIDKCEDVGNTLERIVLKNG; translated from the coding sequence ATGTTCAACTTACTGCCCAAGGACACTATTTTTTTTGATTTATTTGAGAAGATTGCTGCACACGGCGTATCCGCATCGAATTACCTCCAACGCCTTGTGAAGGAATTTCCCGCCATTGACGGTCCGCTTCAGGTCATCCGCAACGAAGAACACGCCGCGGATGAGCTGTCACATCAGGCACTCGATCGGCTGGATCGCACGTTCATCACACCCTTTGATCGTGAGGATATTCACGAACTGGTCGGCGGACTCGACGACATCATCGACGAGATCGATGCTCTGGCGAAACGGATCAAGCTCTACCACGTCAAGTCCATCGAGGTTGAGTTTATCCGACAGATCGACATCCTCGTGCAGTCAACGGTCAACCTGCACGAAGCGGTTCTCCTGCTTCGCAAAAGCAGAAAATTCTCCGACCTCAAACTCAAGCTCATCGAAATCCACCGACTCGAGAGCGTAGGTGACGACAACAATCACGCAGCAGTTTCACGGCTTTACGAGGGTAACACGCCGCCACTTGAAGTCATGAAGTGGAAGGAGTTTTACGACCGCATCGAAAAAGCCATCGATAAATGCGAGGACGTGGGAAACACACTGGAACGGATCGTTCTAAAGAATGGATGA
- a CDS encoding prepilin-type N-terminal cleavage/methylation domain-containing protein, whose amino-acid sequence MAHTKSSKRGFTLIEILIVVVILGVLASIVIPQFTSATDSSRENTLKMDLHRIRTQLILYQQQHNGNYPTVADFVAQMTQASNTAGDTAAPGTAGYPHGPYIQQMPLNPWTSTRDIGNGAAGSSAWYFDPSIGDFRANDSAQSRTY is encoded by the coding sequence ATGGCACATACCAAGTCTTCCAAACGCGGCTTCACACTCATTGAGATTTTGATTGTTGTTGTGATTCTCGGTGTGCTTGCTTCGATCGTCATTCCTCAGTTCACCAGCGCGACTGACAGCAGCCGCGAAAACACGCTCAAAATGGACCTGCATCGTATCCGCACGCAGTTGATTCTTTACCAGCAGCAGCACAACGGGAATTACCCGACAGTGGCGGATTTTGTGGCCCAGATGACGCAGGCGTCTAATACCGCAGGCGATACCGCTGCTCCGGGAACCGCAGGGTACCCGCACGGCCCGTACATTCAGCAGATGCCGTTGAATCCCTGGACCTCAACCCGCGATATAGGAAACGGTGCTGCGGGTTCCAGTGCGTGGTACTTCGACCCGTCCATCGGGGACTTCCGCGCCAACGACTCCGCGCAGTCCCGAACCTACTGA
- a CDS encoding pre-peptidase C-terminal domain-containing protein — MNESLRSWMSYENQSQWPRVGVMKRPSTRRLLNAFAPVAGSELEPLEPRVMMAATPIDANDQIREAVVAGVMSTTRVISGTMDATTDVDMISFDVSTGQTISMDVDRRSGTIDSYLRLFNSLGEQIAFNDNAAAPGEAAGKDSYLTYTFSTGGRYYVAVSASGNTGYSAITGLGDVSGKGKGTYKLTLSKVDGPTDTAGNTLADARNLGTISSGYTLSEALNTSDHDDFFKFSVTSAMNATINLSGLSSNADLQFIADANGNGVADPGEVLASSALTGTGTETMQKSLTAGTYYVRVYNSGSNTGYALSLSLTAPAPAPTPAPEPTPTPTPTPTPAPEPGTDWFSSNLFDSGIVTVARSLFTDGSFNRGDMINILATAGSDDGVVDANELADLRKIVASASTFGMADYVKVLAGKIVNGSVANATYLGSSLGNLASGSSAGQLGKLVDKWFLGADHPVAKSPGGATYTYQYVAGSLFQNGIAYTDIRQGTVGDCYLLATMGSIALNSPSSIQNMIIDNGDQTYTIRFYNNSVADFVTVDRYLPVDSGGRLIFANMGAAYTNAGNELWVPLIEKAYAQANEMKWLGQDGTNSYQGISGGWMGTVYTQMLNRPSSTQMFSTESALTTMLSSGKMITAGSKSSGTTNGVIANHAYIITGYDSTTKTFSLYNPWGTNQPPALNFTQLMANFNYTAAA; from the coding sequence GTGAACGAATCACTACGAAGCTGGATGAGCTATGAAAATCAATCCCAGTGGCCGCGCGTGGGTGTAATGAAACGGCCATCCACGCGCCGGCTGCTGAATGCGTTCGCGCCAGTCGCCGGGAGCGAGTTGGAACCGCTTGAGCCGCGCGTAATGATGGCGGCAACGCCGATCGACGCCAATGACCAGATCCGTGAAGCGGTCGTTGCGGGCGTCATGTCCACCACACGGGTTATTTCAGGCACCATGGATGCCACCACCGATGTGGACATGATTTCATTTGACGTATCCACTGGACAGACGATCTCGATGGATGTCGATCGCAGGTCCGGCACCATTGATTCGTACTTGCGGCTTTTCAATTCACTGGGTGAACAGATCGCGTTTAATGACAACGCAGCTGCTCCAGGTGAAGCTGCCGGTAAAGATTCATACCTGACCTATACCTTCTCGACCGGAGGACGGTACTACGTCGCGGTCTCCGCATCAGGTAACACAGGCTATTCAGCCATCACCGGTCTGGGTGACGTATCGGGTAAAGGCAAAGGAACCTACAAACTCACGCTCAGCAAGGTTGACGGTCCAACGGATACCGCTGGCAATACCCTTGCTGACGCCCGCAACCTGGGCACGATCAGCAGCGGCTACACGCTCAGCGAAGCACTCAACACATCGGACCATGACGATTTCTTCAAGTTTTCCGTCACCTCGGCGATGAACGCCACGATCAACCTTTCGGGTCTAAGCTCCAATGCTGATCTCCAGTTCATCGCTGACGCCAACGGTAACGGCGTGGCCGACCCGGGTGAAGTTCTGGCATCAAGCGCACTGACGGGTACGGGCACGGAGACGATGCAGAAGTCGCTGACTGCGGGCACCTATTACGTGCGGGTGTACAACAGCGGTTCGAATACCGGTTATGCGCTGAGCCTTTCGCTAACCGCGCCGGCTCCTGCCCCGACACCAGCTCCAGAACCCACGCCGACCCCGACTCCAACTCCGACTCCTGCACCTGAGCCTGGCACGGATTGGTTCAGCAGCAATCTCTTTGATAGCGGCATCGTGACGGTCGCCCGCAGCCTGTTTACCGATGGCTCCTTCAATCGCGGCGACATGATTAACATCCTCGCCACCGCGGGCAGCGATGACGGCGTCGTGGACGCCAACGAGTTGGCGGACCTGCGCAAGATCGTGGCGAGTGCTTCGACTTTCGGCATGGCTGACTACGTGAAAGTTCTTGCCGGCAAGATCGTCAATGGCTCGGTCGCGAATGCGACCTACCTCGGCTCGTCTCTGGGAAATCTGGCGTCGGGGAGCAGCGCGGGGCAGCTCGGCAAACTCGTCGATAAGTGGTTCCTCGGTGCTGATCATCCGGTCGCTAAATCACCCGGCGGTGCGACCTACACCTATCAGTACGTGGCCGGGTCACTCTTTCAAAATGGCATCGCTTATACCGACATCCGTCAGGGAACCGTCGGAGACTGCTACCTGCTGGCTACGATGGGTTCGATCGCGCTGAACTCGCCGTCATCGATCCAGAACATGATCATCGACAACGGCGATCAAACCTACACCATTCGCTTTTACAACAACAGCGTGGCGGATTTCGTGACGGTGGACCGCTACCTGCCTGTGGATAGCGGCGGTCGCCTCATTTTTGCCAACATGGGGGCGGCTTACACCAACGCGGGTAACGAGCTTTGGGTGCCGCTCATCGAAAAAGCCTACGCCCAAGCCAACGAGATGAAGTGGCTCGGTCAGGACGGGACCAACTCGTATCAAGGCATTTCCGGCGGCTGGATGGGAACGGTTTACACCCAGATGCTCAACAGGCCTTCCTCGACTCAGATGTTCAGCACCGAAAGTGCCCTGACTACGATGCTCTCCTCCGGCAAGATGATCACCGCCGGCTCGAAGTCATCAGGTACAACCAATGGCGTCATCGCCAACCACGCCTACATCATCACCGGCTACGACTCGACCACAAAAACCTTCTCGCTTTACAACCCCTGGGGAACGAATCAGCCTCCGGCTCTGAACTTCACGCAACTGATGGCTAACTTCAACTACACCGCGGCTGCGTAA
- a CDS encoding inorganic phosphate transporter codes for MLSLLAQTSAPAAPVAVGATLYLIFFIIFIALVFDFLNGFHDAANSIATVVSTRVLTPTQAVTWAAFFNFVAAFAFGTGVAKTIGKGLVDISQVDIYVIFAGLLGAIIWNIITWLLALPTSSSHALISGYAGAAIAKAGVSAIIPSGWVPVLLYIILSPTIGFLLGVVMMVAVSWIFRRSTPNGVDSLFRRLQLCSAGIYSLAHGTNDAQKTMGIIVALLVAGGRESWTRWGHVHWEHVGFHVGSWHVNLGFMPSHEYGLPIILACHAAIALGTMFGGWRIVKTMGSGITRLQPVGGFCAETAAAVTIIGATVSHVPISTTHAITGAILGVGTTKGVRSVRWIWGQRIVVAWILTLPCSAFIAAVAYLLIHGLVQPFFQ; via the coding sequence ATGCTTTCTCTACTTGCTCAAACTTCCGCTCCAGCCGCCCCCGTCGCGGTCGGCGCTACGCTCTACCTGATTTTTTTTATCATCTTTATCGCGCTGGTTTTCGACTTCCTTAATGGATTTCACGATGCGGCAAACTCCATCGCGACCGTAGTCTCAACGCGCGTCCTGACGCCTACACAGGCGGTCACATGGGCGGCTTTCTTTAATTTCGTCGCGGCATTCGCCTTCGGCACCGGCGTAGCCAAGACAATCGGCAAGGGTCTGGTTGATATCAGTCAAGTCGATATCTACGTCATCTTCGCAGGCCTGCTGGGCGCGATCATCTGGAACATCATCACCTGGCTGCTCGCACTGCCAACGAGTTCCTCACATGCTTTAATCAGCGGTTACGCCGGGGCCGCCATCGCCAAGGCGGGTGTCTCGGCGATCATACCCAGCGGGTGGGTTCCGGTACTGCTCTACATCATCCTCTCACCGACAATCGGCTTCCTGCTGGGCGTTGTGATGATGGTGGCGGTTTCATGGATTTTCCGTCGATCCACTCCCAACGGAGTGGACAGCCTCTTCCGCAGACTTCAGTTGTGTTCGGCAGGTATTTACAGCCTCGCGCACGGAACCAACGACGCCCAGAAAACCATGGGCATCATCGTCGCCTTGCTCGTTGCCGGCGGACGCGAATCATGGACCCGCTGGGGGCACGTTCATTGGGAGCATGTCGGCTTCCATGTTGGAAGCTGGCATGTAAACCTCGGATTTATGCCCAGCCATGAGTACGGCCTGCCGATCATCCTCGCTTGTCATGCCGCGATCGCGCTGGGCACAATGTTCGGCGGATGGCGCATCGTTAAAACGATGGGTTCAGGAATCACACGGCTACAACCCGTCGGCGGCTTCTGTGCCGAAACGGCTGCGGCGGTGACGATCATCGGGGCCACCGTCAGTCACGTACCGATCTCAACCACACATGCGATCACCGGTGCCATCCTTGGCGTCGGCACCACCAAGGGCGTTCGCAGCGTCCGCTGGATCTGGGGGCAGCGCATCGTCGTGGCGTGGATCCTGACGCTTCCCTGCTCCGCCTTCATCGCTGCGGTGGCGTACTTGTTAATACACGGACTGGTCCAACCGTTCTTCCAATAG
- the recJ gene encoding single-stranded-DNA-specific exonuclease RecJ, producing MLEAGMLKRWRMRTGAESPNPAASIETGQKNDAVRNLAQSLRVHPLIVQLLLLRGIKTAEQAVPFLAPKLTQLHDPAQIPGLDRAACRIAQAVRDGQRIVIYGDYDVDGITASSILWHTLHTVGAAVTTYVPHRVEEGYGIHADAIRQIVESESRPLIISVDCGITAVEPARVARELGVDLIITDHHEFHVDHLPDAYALVHPRLPGSEYPFPHLCGAGVAFKLAWQFCKVYCNSEKVPEHLRELLVDLLSLAALGTITDVVPLVGENRVITTFGLGQIKHTRFVGLNALIDASRLREEKIDAYHVGFGLGPRLNACGRMGHARQAVHMLTAAGQDEAISIAKFLTQENDRRRATERVIFQEAKEMVIAQGFDHADCRAIVLGKEGWHPGVVGIVASRLVETFSRPVVLLSYPGGDDGEAHGSARSVNGISIHEAFSHCATHLSTYGGHAMAAGLRLAVNRVEEFRKSLVAYVNNRLDTSDLIAVLEIDAECELEDITLDLVTQLNKLAPFGASNPSPVLCARGVILEQNAYRMGANGSHLSLMLRQDSRVVRAVAWNQGELAPRLPAGVKIDIAFEPKISQWQGVSKSELHIKDLRIVPRQ from the coding sequence ATGCTTGAAGCAGGGATGCTCAAACGCTGGCGGATGCGAACGGGGGCGGAGAGTCCGAACCCTGCGGCGAGTATCGAGACAGGTCAAAAAAATGATGCCGTGCGGAACCTCGCCCAATCCCTGCGTGTACATCCGCTGATCGTCCAACTGCTGCTTCTTCGAGGGATCAAAACCGCTGAACAAGCTGTTCCATTCCTTGCTCCGAAACTGACGCAACTCCACGACCCCGCCCAGATTCCCGGCCTGGATCGAGCCGCCTGCCGTATCGCACAGGCGGTGCGAGACGGTCAGCGCATCGTGATCTACGGCGACTATGACGTAGATGGCATTACCGCCAGCTCGATCCTCTGGCACACACTCCACACCGTCGGCGCTGCGGTCACGACCTACGTGCCGCATCGTGTTGAAGAAGGCTACGGGATCCACGCCGACGCCATCCGACAAATCGTCGAAAGCGAATCCCGCCCTCTCATCATTTCCGTGGATTGCGGCATCACTGCCGTTGAGCCGGCACGAGTCGCCCGCGAATTGGGTGTGGATCTGATCATCACCGATCATCATGAGTTCCACGTTGATCACCTGCCCGATGCCTATGCGCTGGTGCATCCCCGGCTGCCGGGCTCGGAATATCCCTTCCCCCACCTCTGCGGCGCGGGGGTTGCATTCAAACTCGCATGGCAGTTCTGCAAGGTTTACTGCAACAGCGAAAAAGTACCGGAGCACCTCCGTGAACTGCTGGTTGATCTGCTCAGCCTGGCTGCGTTAGGCACCATCACCGACGTGGTGCCACTCGTGGGTGAAAATCGCGTCATCACAACTTTTGGTCTGGGACAGATCAAGCACACACGCTTCGTCGGCCTCAACGCGCTGATCGACGCCTCCCGTTTGCGGGAGGAAAAAATCGATGCCTATCACGTAGGCTTCGGGCTTGGACCGCGTTTGAACGCATGCGGTCGAATGGGGCACGCCAGACAGGCGGTCCACATGCTGACCGCGGCAGGCCAGGACGAGGCGATATCCATTGCCAAGTTTCTGACGCAGGAAAACGACCGTCGCCGCGCCACCGAGCGCGTGATTTTTCAGGAAGCAAAGGAGATGGTCATCGCGCAGGGATTTGACCATGCTGATTGCCGCGCCATCGTGCTGGGAAAAGAGGGCTGGCACCCCGGTGTAGTCGGTATCGTTGCCAGCCGGCTTGTCGAGACTTTCAGCAGGCCGGTCGTGCTCCTGAGCTATCCGGGCGGCGACGACGGCGAAGCGCACGGATCGGCACGCAGCGTCAACGGTATTTCCATTCACGAGGCTTTTTCTCACTGCGCCACACATCTTTCGACCTATGGCGGCCACGCGATGGCTGCCGGGCTGCGCCTCGCGGTCAATCGCGTCGAGGAATTTCGTAAAAGTCTGGTGGCCTACGTCAACAATCGCCTCGATACGAGCGACTTGATCGCCGTTCTCGAGATCGACGCCGAGTGCGAACTCGAAGACATCACCCTCGATCTTGTCACTCAGTTAAACAAACTGGCACCGTTTGGCGCATCGAATCCCAGCCCGGTACTTTGTGCTCGTGGCGTCATACTCGAACAAAACGCCTATCGCATGGGGGCTAACGGCAGTCACCTGAGCCTGATGCTGCGGCAAGATTCCCGAGTCGTGCGCGCTGTCGCGTGGAATCAAGGCGAACTTGCGCCGCGACTTCCCGCCGGCGTGAAGATCGATATCGCATTCGAGCCGAAAATTTCTCAATGGCAGGGAGTCAGCAAATCCGAATTGCACATCAAAGACCTGCGAATTGTCCCCAGACAGTGA